The nucleotide window TCGTTTGAAATTAGAAAAGATGTTATAAAAATGATTTACGATGCAAAAACCGGACATACTGGTTCAGATTTATCATGCGCGGATATTCTTGTAGCACTTTACTATGGCGCGATGAATATTAATCCGAATAATCCTGAAGCTTTAGACCGTGATCGCTATGTCCAAAGTAAAGGTCATGCTGTCGAAGTTCTTTGGGCGGTTTTGGCAGATAAAGGATTTTTTGCAAAAGAAGAATTGGGTACTTTCTCCGCATTTGGCTCTCGCTTTATCGGACATCCAAATAATAAAGTTGCAGGAATTGAAATGAACACAGGTTCGCTTGGGCATGGATTATCGGTTTCTGTGGGTATGGCATTAGCCGCTAAAATGGATGGGAAAAGTTATCACACCTATACTCTAATGGGAGACGGAGAACTTGCGGAAGGGTCTGTTTGGGAAGGCGCGATGGCTGCGGCAAATTACAATTTAGATAATTTAACAGCCATTATTGATCGAAACTCCTTACAAATTTCTGGTCGCACGGAGGATGTCATGAGCGTGGAACCTTTGGCAGATAAGTGGCGCGCATTTGGTTGGGATGTTATCGAAGTAGATGGAAACGATCCGGATAAACTACAAGCACTTTTTAAAACAGTGAATAAAACTGGAAAACCTCGTCTGATTATTGCGAAAACAATTAAAGGTTATGGCGTTAAAATGGCTGAAAATGTTGCTAAATGGCATCACTATGTACCAAGCCGTGAGGAATACGAAATAGCAATGAAAGATTTAGAGGAAAGAATGGAGGCGTGCCGTCATGAATAAAATCGCGAACCGCCAAATAATGTGTGAAGTCTTAATGAAAGAAGCAGCTCGTAACGATAGTAATTTAGTTGTATTAACAAGTGATTCAAGAGGATCCGCTTCGCTGGGGGCTTTCGCAGAAAAATTTCCAGAACGATTAATTGAAACTGGTATTGCCGAACAAAATATTGTTGGAATTGCAGCAGGATTAGCACATAGTGGCAAACGAGCTTTTGTTGCTTCACCTGCATGTTTCCTGAGTATGCGTAGTATTGAACAGGTGAAAGTAGATGTGGCTTATTCAGACACGAATGTAAAATTGATTGGCATCAGTGGTGGTGTCAGTTATGGTGCACTTGGTATGAGCCATCATTCGCTTCAAGATATTGCTGTTACTAGAGCGATTCCTAATTTAGAAGTCATTCTACCAGCAGATCGCCTAGAAACAGAAGCTGTTTTTGACTATTTGCTTCAATCAAATCGACCGGCATATGTTCGTCTTGGAAGAAATGCGGTAGAAGATTGTTACATCGAAAAGCCAGTATTTCAAATTGGGAAAGCTGCGACCCTCAGAGAAGGGGACGATGTGGCAATTTTAGCGACTGGCGAAATGATACGTGTCGCACTTGATGCAAGCGAAGAATTAAAGTTAAAAGGAATCAGCGCACGCGTATTGAATTTTTCAACAATCAAGCCGTTTGATCAAGGAGTAGTAGAAGCGGCATTAGCTGAAACAAAACTACTTATTAGTATGGAAGAACATAGTATTTATGGGGGATTAGGTGCAGCAGTGAGCGAAGTGGTAAGTAGTTCTTCAACAAGTATTCGTCATTTGATTTTAGGAATTCCGGATGAACCTGCTATTGCTGGAACGAGCCAAGAAATTTTCGCTTATTACGGTTTATCTGCTACTGGAGTTGCTGATATAGTCATGAAAAACCTACCAATTATTGGAGACGAAAAAAGATGAAGAAACATTATCAAATCGCCATTGATCAAAGCACATCTGGCACGAAAGTATTATTGTTTAAAGCAGGGGAGCTTGTGGACCGTTTAGATAAAAAACATCAACAACTTTATCCACACAAAGGTTGGGTGGAGCATAATCCCATTGAAATTTGTCAAAATGTCCGTACATTAATTGCGAACATCTTGGCAAAACATAATTTAGTTGCAGCAGAAATTGAGCGACTAGCTTTGACGAATCAACGTGAAACAATTGTGGCTTGGGATAAACAAACTGGGAAACCGCTTTATAATGCGATTGTATGGCAATGTAATCGAACAAAAAAAATTTGCGAAACATTAAAAAAAGATGGTTGCGAAAAACGAATTAAACAAATTACCGGACTGAAAATTGATTCTTATTTTTCTGCTCCGAAAATGAAGTGGTTATTGGAAAATATTTCAGCGGTGAGGGATGCAGTAAGTCGTAATCAATTGGCGTTTGGCACAATGGATGCTTGGGTGTTATTTTCGCTTACAGATGATAGTAACTATTTCACAGATCGAACCAATGCTAGTCGTACACTCCTTTATGATATTCGGAAAAATGATTGGTCAGATGAGTTACTCGAACTTTTTGGAGTTGCGCGTGCTCATTTACCAGAAGTGAAGCAGTCTGTTGGGGATTTTGGAAGTTACCTGGGGATACCGATTCATAGTGTAATGGCTGATTCAGAAGCGGCACTTTATGGACAAGGTTGTAATACATTTGGGGGAGTGAAGGCGACGCTTGGGACGGGATGTTCTGTTATGATGCAAATTGGTGAGAACCGACTACCTGAAAACGATGCTATTTTGACGACTCTTGCCTGGGATAATGCAGGTGTCAATCAGTTTGCATTAGAAGGAATAATTCGTTCTTGTGGAGACACATTAGTTTTTTTATCCGAACATTTAGAACTCTTTAAGGATTATCATACAGCTTGTAAGCAAGCATTTCAATTACCGTCCAATGATGGAGTTGTACTAATTCCTGGACAATTAGGCTTAGGTGCACCTTATTGGAATACAAATATACAAGCAGAAATTATCGGACTCACGCGAGAACATACAAAATGGCATATTATTCGTGCTGGTTATACAAGTATTGCATTTCAAATTAAGGCTGTTATCGACCAAATGGAGTTAATGACAGGTCAAAATATTAAGCGCTTACAAGTCGACGGTGGATTAACAAAGCAACCGGAGTTGATGCAATATTTAGCAAATGTTTTAAATGCAGAAGTGGCAGTCAGTCCTGTAGAAGAACTTTCAGCAATGGGTGTAATAAAAATTGCTGAAATTAAATCACAAGAAGAGAGAAAGCTAGCAAAATTGTATCAACCAGATATCACTTATACAAATGCCTTAGACGATTTTCAAAATTGGGAAAAACAAGTGAAAAGCAGTATTCTAAAATACAGAAGGTGAGGAATTTTAAATGAATAATTCGGATCTTGCAAAAGCGGTTGTAAAGCTTGTTGGTGGAAAAGAAAACATTTTGAGTGTGATTCATTGTGTCACACGGCTACGATTTAAGTTGCGTGATGAAAATCTAGCAGATACAGAAAAAATCAAAGCGCTACAAGGTGTTATGACGGTTGTGAAAAGTGGTGGGCAATACCAAGTGGTTATCGGTGATCATGTCAGTTATGTTTATGATGAGGTCATTCAAGTTTTAGGGATTAAACCAGATGATGCACTGCAAGATGATTCTGAACAAGAACACAAAAGTATTTTTAATAAGTTTGTTGAATTGATTTCAGGAATTTTTATGCCAGTACTGGGTCTAATGGCAGCTTCAGGTATTCTGAAAGGTTTCCTAACAGCGGCAGTCACAACGGGATTAATTGATACCTCTGCTGGTATTTACGAAGTTCTTTACGCGGCAAGTGATGCGCTCTTTTACTTTATGCCAATTATACTTGGCTTTTCAGCTGGGAAAGTATTTAAAACGAATCAATACCTTTCTGCTGCAGTCGGTGCATCGCTTGTTTACCCAACACTTGTTGAAATGTATAGCAATGGAGCACATTTAACATTTCTACATATTCCAGTTATTTTAATGAACTATACAATGTCTGTTATTCCTGTTATTTTAGCTATTTACTTTATGAGTAAACTGGAAAAAGTATTAGTAAAATTTATTCCGAAAAGTTTACAATTGATTTTTGTCCCTCTATTGCTACTTTTAATTGTGGTGCCTGTGTCTCTAATTATCATTGGGCCTGTTTCAACATATGCTAGCCAACTACTTGCAAAAGGAGCATTGGCGCTTTATTCGCTTAGTCCGATGATTGCAGGCTTCTTCCTGGCTGGTGTTTGGCAAGTGGCTGTTATGTTCGGACTGCACTGGGCATTTATACCGATTTTCATTAATAATATTACTGTTTTAGGATACGATCCAATTAATGCAATGCTTTATTGTACTGTATTCGCGCAAACTGGTGCGGTTATGGCAGTAATGCTTAAAACCCGAAACCAAGAATTGCGTTCGCTTTCTGTAACCGCAACTATTTCTGGATTTTTAGGAATCACGGAACCAGCAATTTATGGGGTAAACTTGCCGTATAAAAAACCATTTATTATGGCTTGTGTTGGATCGGCTTTTGGTGGTGCAATTGCGGGTATGAGTGCTGCGAAAATGTTTGGTGGCTTCGCGTCTGGTGGGGGTTTCGGTATTCCGATGTTCATTAATCCAGATGGAATAGGCTGGGATTTCTGGGGATTTTTAATTTCGCTAGTGGTAGCTTTCAGCATCGCATTGATTTTAACTTATTTCTTTGGATTTAAAGATAAAGTAGTAGAAGAAGTAATAATCCAAACAGGAAAAGTAGCGACATTGGACGAAACTATTTATAGCCCGCTTCAAGGTGAATTAATGGCGTTAAATGATGTGAAAGATGAAGTGTTCTCAGGTGGTATAATGGGAGCGGGAGTAGCAATTCTTCCTACGAATGGCGAAATTCGTGCCCCATTTGATGGAACAGTACTTAGTGTTTTTAAGACCAAGCACGCAATAGGTTTGATTTCCAAACAGGGAGTCGAGTTGTTAATTCATGTTGGACTTGATACAGTTAATCTAAACGGTCATTTTTTTGATATTAAAGTGAGCGAATCAGAAGAAGTAAAAAAAGGTGATTTATTAGGAACATTTGATTTGGATGAAATAAAAAAAGCTGGCTACGATACTACCACACCAGTCATTGTAACGAATAGTGCCGCACTGGCCGATGTTATTACATTAAACCTTGGAAAAAATGTAGATAATAACCAAAAGATTTTAGAAGCAAAGGCTTAATATAGAAAGGATGAAAAAAATGTTAACGCAAAGTGCTGATAAGCGTCGAATAGAGAAGAATGGTGAACCTTTTTTCTACCTCGCAGATACAGTTTGGAGTGCATTTACGAATATTGATTTAACCGATTGGGCCTACTACTTAAAAGTCCGAAAAGAGCAAGGTTTTAATGTACTGCAAATCAATATTTTGCCACAATGGGATCGAAGCGTACTAGAAAGTATTCAAGAGCCATTTGGTATAAGTGAAGGCTTTTTCGATTTACAGTCTAAAAATGAAGCTTACTTTAAACATGCAGAAAAAATGTTAGAAATGGCAGTAAATCAAGGTTTTACTCCAGCACTTGTTTTGCTGTGGTGTAATTATATTCCGGAGACGTGGGGGGCGAAATTTGGTGTCAGTCCGCTGTTTCGAAAAGAAGACATTAAATCTTATACGGAAATGATGTTGGAGCATTTTGATCGATTCAACCCCGTTTATATCATTAGTGGGGACACGGATTTCCCAACGGAAACTGTAGCAGATTATTATTTAGAAGCTTTAGAAACTGTTTCTAAAAAAGCACCGCAAGCACTAAAAGTTTTGCATATTTGTGGTCGTTTAAAAAAAATTCCTGAAAAACTGCAGACACATCCTGCTCTCGATTTGTATTTTTATCAATCTGGACATAATTCCGAGCATCAAGCAATGGCCTATACGTTGGCAGAACATTTTAGCCAGTTAGAGCCAAGGAAGCCAGTTATCAATTCAGAGCCGTGCTACGAATTGATGGGATATAGTCGACAAAAGTATGGTCGTTTTAACCGAGAAGATGTACGAAAAGCTGCTTGGCAAAGTGTTTTATCTGGTGCTATAGCTGGTATTACTTATGGGGCGCATGGTATTTGGAGTTGGCATGAAGAAGGGAGTACATTTGGATCAGCGCTCGGTGAAGGATTTGTTTCTCCATTTAATTGGCGACAAGCACTTCATTTTGACGGAGCTACAGATTATGCATTTCTAAAATCCTTTATTTTAGCTAATGATTTAACAACACTTAAACCAATAAATCTAGTCTTAAATCGAACTTCAGAAATTCGAGCAGCAGAGACCGAAAAATTAGTTATCGTTTATGTGCCATCAAATGTCCCAATTTATCTGAAAGGGCAATTTACTTCTGTAGATGATTATGCTATTGATTTGGAGCAAGGTAAGAAGGTTGGTCTTACAAAAGTATTTCATGAAGCGAACACAGAAATTCAGATGACACCTTTTTTAAAAGATAGTTTATATATACTTCATCAATAAATCCTAATTTCTTTCTAGAAAAAAATTTTGTTTTGCCGGTTAATAATTAAAGCGAGGTAACTATTTAAGTGTTGCCTCGCCTTTTGCTGTGTCTAAACTACTGGTTTCTTTATTCGTTAAATCTTTTTTTATAAATTTCAACTGTGCAA belongs to Listeria ivanovii subsp. ivanovii and includes:
- a CDS encoding transketolase, with amino-acid sequence MSELKMKSFEIRKDVIKMIYDAKTGHTGSDLSCADILVALYYGAMNINPNNPEALDRDRYVQSKGHAVEVLWAVLADKGFFAKEELGTFSAFGSRFIGHPNNKVAGIEMNTGSLGHGLSVSVGMALAAKMDGKSYHTYTLMGDGELAEGSVWEGAMAAANYNLDNLTAIIDRNSLQISGRTEDVMSVEPLADKWRAFGWDVIEVDGNDPDKLQALFKTVNKTGKPRLIIAKTIKGYGVKMAENVAKWHHYVPSREEYEIAMKDLEERMEACRHE
- a CDS encoding transketolase family protein: MNKIANRQIMCEVLMKEAARNDSNLVVLTSDSRGSASLGAFAEKFPERLIETGIAEQNIVGIAAGLAHSGKRAFVASPACFLSMRSIEQVKVDVAYSDTNVKLIGISGGVSYGALGMSHHSLQDIAVTRAIPNLEVILPADRLETEAVFDYLLQSNRPAYVRLGRNAVEDCYIEKPVFQIGKAATLREGDDVAILATGEMIRVALDASEELKLKGISARVLNFSTIKPFDQGVVEAALAETKLLISMEEHSIYGGLGAAVSEVVSSSSTSIRHLILGIPDEPAIAGTSQEIFAYYGLSATGVADIVMKNLPIIGDEKR
- a CDS encoding PTS beta-glucoside transporter subunit IIBCA yields the protein MNNSDLAKAVVKLVGGKENILSVIHCVTRLRFKLRDENLADTEKIKALQGVMTVVKSGGQYQVVIGDHVSYVYDEVIQVLGIKPDDALQDDSEQEHKSIFNKFVELISGIFMPVLGLMAASGILKGFLTAAVTTGLIDTSAGIYEVLYAASDALFYFMPIILGFSAGKVFKTNQYLSAAVGASLVYPTLVEMYSNGAHLTFLHIPVILMNYTMSVIPVILAIYFMSKLEKVLVKFIPKSLQLIFVPLLLLLIVVPVSLIIIGPVSTYASQLLAKGALALYSLSPMIAGFFLAGVWQVAVMFGLHWAFIPIFINNITVLGYDPINAMLYCTVFAQTGAVMAVMLKTRNQELRSLSVTATISGFLGITEPAIYGVNLPYKKPFIMACVGSAFGGAIAGMSAAKMFGGFASGGGFGIPMFINPDGIGWDFWGFLISLVVAFSIALILTYFFGFKDKVVEEVIIQTGKVATLDETIYSPLQGELMALNDVKDEVFSGGIMGAGVAILPTNGEIRAPFDGTVLSVFKTKHAIGLISKQGVELLIHVGLDTVNLNGHFFDIKVSESEEVKKGDLLGTFDLDEIKKAGYDTTTPVIVTNSAALADVITLNLGKNVDNNQKILEAKA
- a CDS encoding DUF4038 domain-containing protein, coding for MLTQSADKRRIEKNGEPFFYLADTVWSAFTNIDLTDWAYYLKVRKEQGFNVLQINILPQWDRSVLESIQEPFGISEGFFDLQSKNEAYFKHAEKMLEMAVNQGFTPALVLLWCNYIPETWGAKFGVSPLFRKEDIKSYTEMMLEHFDRFNPVYIISGDTDFPTETVADYYLEALETVSKKAPQALKVLHICGRLKKIPEKLQTHPALDLYFYQSGHNSEHQAMAYTLAEHFSQLEPRKPVINSEPCYELMGYSRQKYGRFNREDVRKAAWQSVLSGAIAGITYGAHGIWSWHEEGSTFGSALGEGFVSPFNWRQALHFDGATDYAFLKSFILANDLTTLKPINLVLNRTSEIRAAETEKLVIVYVPSNVPIYLKGQFTSVDDYAIDLEQGKKVGLTKVFHEANTEIQMTPFLKDSLYILHQ